The following are from one region of the Cucurbita pepo subsp. pepo cultivar mu-cu-16 unplaced genomic scaffold, ASM280686v2 Cp4.1_scaffold001090, whole genome shotgun sequence genome:
- the LOC111786144 gene encoding ethylene-responsive transcription factor CRF2-like yields the protein MEVQTILCPKPTSEPPGNTAASRIVRISMIDPEATDSSSSDEEAASLTRRRVKRYIREITIGTPPIGGGGRKMITKKKKNKKTAMGNVKKFRGVRRRPWGKWAAEIRDPGRRVRMWLGTYDTAEEAAMVYNRAAEKLRESAASTNFLTPLPLTEPAIKPSSPTNLSSPTSVLQYRTHSTDFSPPFQTAATGGAAEEFPAVDFPFFDDISKSIVFEPPLLLEYETSLIQEIPWFGCDSSGGGDDGDPVPAVRGEDHDYFEEILMGSDPLVVL from the coding sequence ATGGAAGTTCAAACCATTCTTTGCCCAAAACCCACCTCGGAACCACCGGGAAACACCGCTGCTTCAAGAATCGTAAGGATCTCGATGATCGATCCGGAGGCCACCGACTCCTCATCCAGCGACGAAGAAGCTGCGAGTCTCACACGCCGCCGTGTGAAGCGTTACATTCGCGAGATCACCATCGGGACGCCGCCGATTGGCGGCGGTGGCCGAAAGATGataacgaagaagaagaagaataaaaagacGGCCATGGGTAATGTGAAGAAGTTCCGCGGCGTCCGGCGGCGTCCGTGGGGGAAATGGGCGGCGGAGATACGGGACCCCGGTCGCCGTGTACGGATGTGGTTGGGGACGTACGACACGGCGGAGGAGGCCGCCATGGTGTACAACAGAGCCGCCGAGAAGCTCCGGGAATCCGCCGCTTCAACAAATTTCCTCACTCCTCTGCCGCTAACAGAGCCTGCCATAAAGCCATCGTCTCCGACGAACCTTTCATCTCCGACGTCAGTCCTCCAATACAGAACCCACTCCACCGATTTCTCACCGCCATTCCAGACCGCCGCAACTGGTGGCGCTGCCGAAGAATTCCCGGCTGTTGATTTCCCCTTCTTCGACGATATATCCAAATCGATTGTTTTTGAACCTCCTCTGCTTCTCGAGTACGAAACATCTCTAATACAGGAAATTCCATGGTTCGGCTGTGACTCCAGCGGCGGTGGAGACGACGGCGACCCTGTTCCAGCAGTAAGAGGAGAAGATCATgattattttgaagaaattttgatgGGTTCGGATCCTTTGGTGGTTCTGTAG